A genomic window from Gammaproteobacteria bacterium includes:
- a CDS encoding aromatic ring-hydroxylating dioxygenase subunit alpha: MSAHQAGLSAHQYDAGRNGGGFSDCHEHGCSHVANLYQRLLPLVRRTWERGDRPVFTNVWYVAARSEDLQDKPLKVRMLGCDFVLYREPGGKAVCLSNVCPHRGGSLAHGKCKDDGSIACPYHAWSFNGEGKCTQIASRRDEDPQDVAPGVKIDAYPTEEKYGFIWAFLGDEPENAAPIIEMPEFDDDGFRSTTTHSEVWETNYHWAKFSNLDLVHLPVVHGIKFQNQDNPDSPPPFELTEHDDGFDLVYYPSTSRPRKGGEWDKIRDSDEAKKVESRMKFRVAGISLYGKVEIGGVGSGMHNVFYEFSTPIDDQTTAMYYIFFRNFMLQPELDEEHLKRNLMQARQDKAIAEAQQPRIAPVGPDPNGLYTYDEDSEIRLYWNLMGSMRERGWQIDRKAWAEALAAGHYRAIPSPVRKKDPKGWVHDEVPRYARGTTFAAAE, encoded by the coding sequence TTGAGCGCCCACCAGGCCGGATTGAGCGCCCATCAATACGACGCAGGCCGCAACGGCGGCGGCTTTTCCGATTGTCATGAACACGGATGTTCGCATGTGGCGAATTTATATCAGCGATTGTTACCATTGGTGAGACGCACTTGGGAAAGAGGAGACAGGCCGGTGTTCACAAATGTCTGGTACGTCGCTGCGCGAAGCGAAGATCTTCAGGACAAACCCCTCAAGGTCCGCATGCTGGGCTGCGACTTTGTGCTCTACCGCGAGCCGGGCGGCAAGGCGGTCTGCCTCAGTAATGTCTGCCCTCATCGGGGCGGGAGCCTGGCGCACGGCAAATGCAAGGACGACGGATCCATCGCCTGCCCGTATCACGCCTGGTCCTTCAACGGCGAGGGCAAGTGCACGCAGATCGCCTCGCGCCGCGATGAAGATCCGCAGGATGTGGCCCCGGGCGTCAAGATCGACGCTTATCCCACCGAAGAAAAGTACGGCTTCATCTGGGCGTTTCTCGGCGACGAACCCGAAAACGCGGCGCCGATCATCGAGATGCCCGAATTCGACGACGACGGGTTCCGTTCCACTACCACGCACAGCGAGGTTTGGGAAACCAACTATCACTGGGCGAAATTCTCCAATCTCGATCTCGTCCATCTGCCGGTCGTTCATGGCATCAAATTCCAGAACCAGGACAATCCCGATTCGCCGCCGCCGTTTGAACTGACGGAACATGACGACGGATTCGATCTTGTGTATTACCCCTCGACGTCACGTCCGCGCAAGGGCGGGGAATGGGACAAAATCCGCGACAGCGACGAAGCGAAGAAAGTCGAGTCGCGCATGAAATTCCGCGTCGCGGGGATCAGCCTTTACGGCAAGGTAGAAATCGGCGGCGTCGGCAGTGGCATGCACAACGTGTTTTACGAGTTTTCGACGCCGATCGATGATCAGACGACGGCCATGTACTACATCTTTTTCCGCAACTTCATGCTGCAGCCGGAGCTCGACGAGGAGCACCTGAAGCGCAATCTGATGCAAGCGCGCCAGGACAAGGCGATCGCCGAGGCGCAGCAACCTCGCATTGCACCGGTGGGACCCGACCCCAACGGCCTTTACACCTATGACGAAGACTCCGAGATTCGGCTCTATTGGAACCTGATGGGCAGTATGCGGGAACGCGGCTGGCAAATCGATCGCAAGGCCTGGGCCGAGGCCCTGGCTGCCGGCCACTATCGGGCGATCCCCTCGCCCGTGCGCAAAAAGGACCCCAAGGGCTGGGTCCACGATGAAGTGCCGCGCTACGCCAGGGGCACGACCTTCGCCGCCGCTGAATAA